The following coding sequences lie in one Fusarium poae strain DAOMC 252244 chromosome 1, whole genome shotgun sequence genomic window:
- the PNO1 gene encoding pre-rRNA-processing protein pno1 (BUSCO:45153at5125), which produces MPAPTALKQAESAPLANDISLPVEGADEEFLLDAPGAEAVDANVLVPVEESNDMQIDEEGRPRFAPARDIDPVTRVETRKIPIPPHRMTPLKQSWTSIYPPLVEHLKLQCRMNIKRKTVELRSSKHTTESGALQKGEDFVKAFTLGFDVDDAIALLRLDDLYIQSFEIKDVRTMHGDSQARAIGRIAGKDGKTKFAIENASRTRIVLADSKIHILGGFKNIHLARESVVSLILGKPPGKVYGNLRTVAARMKERF; this is translated from the exons ATGCCTGCGCCAACAGCACTGAAGCAGGCTGAGAGTGCCCCTCTCGCCAATGATATCTCGCTCCCAGTCGAAG GTGCCGACGAAGAGTTCCTGTTAGATGCGCCCGGCGCTGAGGCTGTCGATGCCAATGTTCTCGTGCCCGTAGAGGAGAGCAATGATATGCAAATTGACGAGGAAGGACGACCTCGGTTTGCGCCCGCCAGAGACATT GATCCCGTCACCAGGGTCGAGACACGCAAGATTCCTATCCCCCCTCACCGAATGACACCTCTAAAACAGTCATGGACCTCCATTTACCCACCTCTGGTTGAGCACCTCAAATTGCAATGCCGAATGAACATTAAGCGAAAGACGGTCGAGTTGAGGTCATCAAAGCACACCACAGAGTCTGGAGCGCTTCAGAAGGGAGAAGATTTTGTCAAGGCCTTCACCTTGGGCTTTGATGTGGACGACGCTATCGCCCTGCTACGACTAGACGATCTTTACATTCAGAGCTTTGAGATCAAGGACGTGCGAACGATGCATGGCGACAGCCAAGCTCGTGCTATTGGACGAATTGCTGGAAAGGATGGAAAGACCAAGTTCGCCATCGAGAACGCTAGCAGAACACGTATTGTTCTGGCCGATAGCAAGATTCACATCCTGGGTGGATTCAAAAACATTCACCTTGCTCGCGAGTCAGTCGTGAGCCTCATTCTCGGAAAGCCGCCCGGCAAGGTATACGGTAACCTTCGAACGGTCGCAGCAAGAATGAAGGAACGTTTCTAA
- a CDS encoding hypothetical protein (TransMembrane:2 (i182-201o207-229i)~BUSCO:16738at5125): MSNPLVDGGIPTLNGVHPSESNEKVTTIPNPENDQAAASEQSQLQDLVNGDNSQGRPQMPDRDFDSSISTSNADFDDLMVSNGKPNGVHDGHANGSAKSYAAVAAKGEQNGGKNQDADDLDKSYADVVANRDAKDSRGIDDWTYPKLPITAQPKDLKTASWRAGGIRFAPLRVPMRRRSQTAAVLFHCMSIATFVSAFWLICANPLAWPIIIPYLIHLALSTAGTNGNLTYRSEWVRNLKVWKLFAGYFPMKLHKTHDLPTDRKYIFGYHPHGIISHGAFAAFGTNALGFRELFPGITNTLLTLDSNFRLPFYRDYIMLLGLQSVSKESIWNLLSKGGPKNDGRGRAVTIVVGGARESLEAQPGSLRLILKSRKGFVKMALRAGADLVPVIGFGENDLYDQLSPKTHPIVHRIQMILLKVFKFTVPALHGRGVLNYDVGLMPYRRPVNIVMGRPIQVDKAHGPQPAQKDIDELHERYVQEVEKLWETYKDQFSAERKTEMEIIA, encoded by the exons ATGTCGAACCCCCTTGTCGATGGTGGTATTCCCACCCTGAATG GCGTGCACCCGTCTGAGTCAAATGAAAAGGTGACGACAATTCCCAACCCGGAAAACGACCAGGCGGCTGCTTCGGAGCAATCGCAATTGCAGGATCTAGTTAACGGGGAC AATAGCCAGGGGCGGCCTCAAATGCCAGACCGTGATTTTGATTCCAGCATCTCTACCAGCAATGCCGACTTTGATGATCTGATGGTCTCTAATGGTAAACCCAATGGAGTCCACGACGGACATGCCAATGGTTCGGCAAAAAGCTATGCCGCAGTTGCTGCTAAAGGAGAACAAAACGGTGGCAAAAACCAAGATGCAGACGATCTTGATAAAAGTTACGCCGATGTTGTTGCAAACCGAGACGCGAAAGACAGCAGAGGAATCGATGATTGGACTTACCCCAAGCTGCCCATTACCGCCCAACCCAAGGACCTCAAAACTGCGAGCTGGCGCGCTGGAGGAATCCGCTTCGCGCCTCTACGAGTGCCCATGAGGCGACGATCACAGACAGCAGCAGTCTTGTTTCATTGCATGTCCATTGCCACATTTGTCTCGGCTTTTTGGTTAATTTGCGCCAACCCACTTGCCTGGCCTATTATCATCCCTTACCTAATTCATCTTGCTCTATCAACTGCTGGTACTAATGGAAACTTGACATACCGCTCAGAATGGGTTCGAAACCTAAAGGTGTGGAAGCTTTTTGCTGGATATTTCCCCATGAAGCTGCACAAAACGCACGACCTACCTACCGATAGGAAGTACATTTTCGGATACCATCCCCATGGTATTATTTCCCATGGTGCCTTTGCCGCTTTCGGTACTAATGCCCTTGGGTTCCGTGAGCTCTTTCCTGGCATCACAAACACGTTACTAACTCTCGACTCCAACTTCCGCCTCCCCTTCTATCGCGACTATATCATGCTTCTTGGTCTGCAGTCAGTCTCGAAGGAGTCGATCTGGAATCTCCTTTCCAAGGGTGGACCTAAGAACGATGGCCGAGGCCGTGCTGTTACCATCGTTGTTGGAGGTGCCCGCGAGTCGCTCGAAGCTCAACCAGGCAGCCTTCGTTTGATCCTCAAAAGCCGTAAGGGATTTGTCAAGATGGCTCTTCGGGCCGGGGCCGACCTCGTTCCTGTTATCGGGTTTGGCGAGAACGACCTTTACGACCAATTGAGCCCGAAGACGCACCCAATCGTTCACCGGATCCAAATGATCCTTCTCAAGGTCTTCAAGTTTACTGTTCCTGCTCTCCATGGTCGTGGTGTGCTGAATTACGATGTTGGTCTTATGCCATACCGCCGGCCAGTCAACATCGTGATGGGTCGACCCATCCAGGTTGACAAGGCTCATGGACCTCAGCCAGCTCAGAAGGATATCGACGAGCTGCACGAACGTTATGTCCAAGAGGTTGAGAAGTTGTGGGAAACATATAAGGATCAGTTTTCAGCTGAGCGTAAGACTGAAATGGAGATTATTGCCTAA
- a CDS encoding hypothetical protein (TransMembrane:2 (o44-69i521-539o)~BUSCO:6589at5125), whose protein sequence is MPHRPTKDELLEAANGFWQRLKVRLKWISIRSMRPWNIDEWGAFVSWFLFGHLAWIIVGTTTFVSLIILSINTVVAQETLAQWVGDYLTQSAGVTIVFESAIVPKWRDNVISFRNVFVSRRPGQGNVSSVSKGSSDAAAEAAAGRKAEAPEVEDDGNYTQFDVTLSTVNVTLSFLNWWNGKGLLKDVEIKGVRGVLDRTSVTWPVEEVDPLSYRHKHQPGDFEIEKFKMEDLLLTVHQPGGFRPFSISIFSCELPQLRKQWLFYDFLSANHMSGSFDGSLFTIHPRQVHGVVPSGNGDPEASVGFGDPKAWKKFSRLRIDGLRIDHLNRGVEGPFGWIYEGNVDIVADVMFPADTDESITKVMADFYDQLEEIVDTNRHRFIRNIQEQGPALLTSGHLSAFTRDVSSDEPVEEPQTSDDERRYLIMDLRISMNDVKAAVPLFTKDMSYVNQALVRPIVAYINAKKTYIPINCRIVKRAGDFDGSWSIFDCGLMNDMSAETYDAFANDVENQQSRVRRFKKVGFWTLSVAVHALFMGMAGNVV, encoded by the exons ATGCCGCACCGACCAACCAAGGATGAGCTGCTCGAGGCCGCCAATGGTTTTTGGCAGCGACTCAAGGTCCGTCTAAAATGGATATCGATCAGGAGTATGAGGCCATGGAATATCGACGAATGGGGTGCTTTTGTGTCATGGTTCCTTTTCGGCCACCTCGCTTGGATTATTGTCGGAACAACAACGTTCGTCTCGTTGATCATTTTGTCCATCAACACTGTGGTAGCCCAAG AAACACTCGCTCAATGGGTAGGTGATTATCTGACTCAGTCCGCCGGTGTTACCATTGTCTTCGAGTCAGCCATCGTTCCCAAGTGGCGGGACAATGTTATCTCCTTCCGCAATGTGTTTGTCTCGCGACGGCCTGGTCAGGGCAATGTCTCGTCCGTGAGCAAGGGCTCGTCAGATGCCGCCGCCGAGGCCGCCGCTGGCCGCAAAGCCGAAGCGCCTGAAGTTGAGGACGATGGGAATTACACTCAGTTTGATGTTACGCTATCAACAGTCAACGTTACACTTTCATTTTTGAACTGGTGGAACGGAAAAGGCTTGCTCAAGGATGTCGAGATCAAAGGCGTTCGCGGTGTTCTTGACAGGACTTCGGTAACCTGGCCCGTCGAAGAGGTTGATCCATTATCGTACCGCCATAAACACCAGCCGGGAGACTTCGAAATCGAAAAGTTCAAGATGGAGGATCTTCTCCTTACGGTCCATCAGCCGGGTGGGTTTAGGCCATTTTCTATCAGTATATTCTCTTGCGAGTTGCCTCAACTTCGAAAACAGTGGCTCTTCTACGATTTCCTCTCCGCCAACCACATGTCAGGGTCTTTCGATGGCTCCCTGTTTACAATCCATCCCCGACAGGTCCATGGCGTGGTACCTAGCGGTAATGGCGATCCAGAAGCCTCTGTTGGCTTTGGCGACCCTAAGGCTTGGAAGAAATTTAGCCGGCTTCGTATCGATGGCTTGAGGATAGACCACCTCAACCGCGGCGTGGAGGGTCCATTTGGCTGGATTTATGAGGGAAATGTTGACATTGTCGCTGATGTCATGTTCCCTGCCGACACCGACGAGAGTATTACTAAGGTTATGGCCGACTTCTACGACCAGCTCGAAGAGATCGTCGACACAAACAGACATCGATTTATTCGCAACATACAAGAACAGGGGCCTGCGCTTCTTACATCAGGACACCTTTCAGCCTTTACCAGAGATGTGTCCAGTGACGAGCCTGTCGAGGAGCCACAAACAAGCGATGATGAGCGTCGATACCTAATCATGGACCTGCGGATTTCCATGAACGACGTCAAAGCAGCAGTGCCTCTTTTCACAAAGGATATGTCCTATGTCAACCAGGCGTTGGTCCGACCTATCGTGGCGTATATTAACGCCAAGAAGACGTACATCCCGATCAACTGCCGCATCGTGAAGCGAGCTGGCGATTTTGATGGCAGCTGGTCCATCTTTGACTGTGGCCTCATGAACGATATGTCAGCAGAAACATACGATGCGTTCGCAAACGATGTTGAAAACCAGCAGAGCCGTGTCCGGCGCTTTAAGAAGGTCGGTTTTTGGACCTTGTCGGTTGCTGTCCATGCCCTCTTCATGGGCATGGCAGGTAACGTAGTGTGA
- a CDS encoding hypothetical protein (BUSCO:29023at5125) produces MPRTSLRNKQAVNYNEDHNDDKMPQTKVAARAIATASKIIEKANGVASKAVPAKTITKRKAEPEAELENTAQASAVKAAKKRKTKAKDEDATPLADRTAISTLKPAMHIGAHVSAAGGVQNSVTNAIHIGANAFALFLKSQRKWANPPLDPKAKNQFISLCKDHSYSASEHALPHGSYLVNLAQADDDKADQAYTSFVDDLQRCEQLGIRLYNFHPGSTGGDARPAAIGRIAAQLNKSHKATKTVVTVLENMAGSGNVIGSTWEDLRDIIELVEDKSRVGVCIDTCHAFAAGHDLRTPEAFKKTFDSFNEIVGHKYLKAFHLNDSKAPFNSNRDLHANIGTGFLGLRAFHSIMNHAPFAGMPMVLETPIDRPGSDGKSVEDKKVWADEIKLLERLVGMDAESDEFKDLEKELQSKGESERNKIQDQVDRKMAKDSKKGTKKGGRKKKKDESDDESE; encoded by the exons ATGCCCCGTACTTCCCTGCGTAATAAGCAGGCAGTCAATTACAACGAAGATCACAACGACGATAAGATGCCCCAAACGAAAGTCGCGGCCAGGGCTATTGCGACTGCCAGCAAGATTATTGAGAAAGCCAATGGAGTAGCCTCAAAAGCGGTCCCCGCAAAGACTATCACGAAGCGGAAGGCTGAGCCTGAAGCCGAGCTCGAGAACACAGCTCAAGCTTCAGCAGTGAAGGCGGCCAAGAAACGCAAAACCAAGGCTAAAGATGAAGATGCGACACCCCTGGCAGACCGAACTGCTATATCCACGCTCAAGCCTGCTATGCATATCGGTGCTCACGTTAGTGCTGCAGGAG GAGTTCAGAACTCTGTCACGAATGCCATCCACATTGGCGCAAACGCTTTCGCTCTCTTTCTGAAATCGCAGCGAAAATGGGCAAACCCACCTCTCGACCCCAAAGCAAAGAACCAGTTCATCTCGCTGTGTAAAGACCACAGCTACAGCGCGAGTGAGCACGCTCTCCCTCACGGCTCATACCTAGTCAACTTGGCGCAAGCGGACGATGATAAGGCGGATCAAGCTTATACGTCCTTTGTCGATGATCTTCAGCGCTGTGAGCAGTTAGGCATTCGTCTGTACAACTTCCATCCAGGTTCGACAGGAGGCGATGCAAGGCCTGCAGCCATCGGACGAATCGCGGCACAGCTCAATAAATCTCACAAGGCAACCAAGACGGTAGTCACGGTTCTTGAGAATATGGCTGGTAGTGGCAATGTCATTGGTTCAACGTGGGAGGATCTCAGGGATATCATTGAGCTGGTTGAAGATAAGTCAAGAGTGGGCGTCTGCATTGACACATGCCACGCATTCGCTGCAGGGCATGATCTGAGAACACCAGAAGCGTTCAAGAAAACTTTTGATTCCTTCAACGAGATCGTTGGCCACAAGTACCTCAAAGCTTTTCATC TCAACGATAGCAAAGCCCCATTCAACTCCAACAGAGATCTCCACGCCAACATTGGCACGGGTTTCCTTGGGCTCCGTGCTTTCCACAGCATCATGAACCACGCACCTTTCGCCGGCATGCCCATGGTTCTCGAAACGCCCATCGACCGTCCCGGCTCCGATGGAAAGTCCGTTGAGGACAAGAAGGTTTGGGCTGATGAGATTAAGCTTCTAGAACGTCTTGTTGGCATGGATGCCGAGAGCGACGAGTTCAAGGATCTCGAGAAAGAGTTGCAATCTAAAGGTGAATCAGAGCGCAACAAGATACAAGATCAGGTCGATCGTAAGATGGCCAAGGATTCCAAGAAGGGGACGAAGAAAGGTggcaggaagaagaagaaggacgagtCGGATGATGAGAGCGAGTAG
- a CDS encoding hypothetical protein (BUSCO:3690at5125): protein MSGSGDLVDFDLIEGQKENIQSLPGGRSAKKLAQLYSPSPLHKQSTPTPSDTRNVNDCIRAEFEQEVENIAESDDPLDIFERYVRWTLDAYPSAQATPESQLHTLLERATKTFIGSAQYKNDPRYLKLWVHYIHFFSETPRETYMFLSRHGIGESLALFYEEYAAWLEGAGRWAQAEEVYKLGIEREARPVPRLMRKFKEFEERVAQQPDLLNEPSSPALPAMRPALASKVDPFAAAREADPQAQRATSGGAAKPSKAKMAIFSDADAQPSAMSSMGAGSKGWDSIGSLADRKKENTIEARPWAGETLHAGGKKSAAPKMSVFRDASLSQIQNIVVVPSKHQISLHPQTGKKERVFVDLAAIYPTPEEIGTELSFEEIIAANRGWLDHSWEDEEFDQNIVPQSPVPLEIEEISNGMGEKLMIHQDAVDKNPVHKDSSDKLMIRPDHVDKLVIHQDSSAKLPIHRDNVQYDENGRAIDQPRAPRGSKKKKMMEVNETQIIKAKLDSPSRPKLKKKNTSEPTMTLHTKAATDDIYDIFNAPLKPAGQEEESACEDDYESDDNYTSDAESTETTRQIEPSDAGDDDNDEDAKSLSEWSDFTTQKHIPSLDVEENEDGDTQASGLVDITAAEREQDSTEALDDMYDQSQNGDEQNEDEGDVETPVSEDFPSQPRTTFVPIPPEDYEPPTRPYRDPAEVANNRLPFMTPITERTEVSLDVTMERHQYKTPCKRESSMTIDEEDEENSDLEPLSSPIREIINGAIAAPKISAPLAPKSAGPLGKSIPSKFLTPKGPIIREPQCNPVDEAVRSEIIAKMLPPLSSYSGFYDHRSEKYERGGEIRRFAKALSKANKTGDKMGPIAAPLMIEFPDTQSTYTIKKELGAGAFAPVYLVENSAPDADEHDENAIPMMGKDAFATNHRSEIEALKMENPPTPWEFHMMRLAHTRLGPQHRASASLSHAHEMHLYQDEAFLFLPYHPHGTLLDVVNFFRAEQSAVMDEQLAMFFTIELLRTVESLHSKSVLHGDLKADNCLLRLDALKDDGSLTSQWKADGSGGWSSRGVVLIDFGRGIDMRAFVPEVEFIADWKTSAQDCAEMREGRPWTWQIDYHGLAGTIHTLLFGKYIETMRCDQGGLGKSRRYKIRESLKRYWQTDLWSDCFEVLLNPVAAAAAGGEEGGKMPVLKSMRSVRERMEMWLGANCEKGVGLKSTMGKLEAAFGKNRK from the exons ATGTCAGGCTCAGGAGACCTCGTCGACTTCGACTTGATTGAAGGCCAGAAAGAAAATATCCAGTCCTTGCCAGGCGGTCGTTCAGCAAAGAAACTCGCCCAGCTTTACTCACCATCACCACTTCACAAGCAATCGACGCCTACCCCTTCGGACACACGCAATGTCAACGACTGTATTCGCGCCGAATTTGAACAGGAAGTTGAGAATATTGCCGAGTCAGATGATCCCCTCGACATCTTCGAACGTTATGTGCGGTGGACATTAGACGCCTACCCCTCAGCACAAGCAACACCAGAGTCACAACTTCATACTCTGCTTGAGCGCGCAACAAAGACTTTCATCGGCTCTGCACAATACAAAAACGATCCTCGATATCTTAAACTCTGGGTTCACTACATCCACTTCTTCTCTGAAACCCCGCGCGAGACATATATGTTCCTGTCCCGTCATGGAATAGGAGAGTCGCTTGCTCTTTTCTACGAGGAGTATGCTGCTTGGCTCGAGGGTGCCGGCCGATGGGCACAAGCCGAGGAGGTCTATAAGTTGGGCATCGAGCGTGAGGCTCGACCTGTGCCACGCCTCATGCGCAAATTCAAAGAATTCGAGGAACGTGTTGCGCAGCAGCCAGATCTTTTGAACGAGCCCTCATCTCCAGCACTGCCTGCCATGCGGCCAGCACTTGCTTCCAAAGTTGACCCTTTTGCTGCTGCTCGCGAGGCAGACCCTCAAGCACAACGGGCAACAAGTGGTGGGGCAGCAAAGCCTTCGAAGGCCAAAATGGCGATCTTCTCTGACGCCGATGCTCAACCCTCTGCCATGTCATCGATGGGCGCTGGATCAAAAGGTTGGGATAGCATTGGTTCACTAGCGGAtcgaaagaaagagaacacTATAGAGGCTAGACCTTGGGCTGGAGAGACGCTACACGCTGGTGGGAAGAAGAGTGCAGCCCCCAAGATGTCAGTGTTCAGGGATGCG TCTCTTTCGCAAATACAGAATATCGTTGTTGTTCCGTCAAAGCATCAAATCTCCCTTCATCCACAAACCGGGAAGAAGGAGCGTGTTTTTGTTGACCTTGCAGCTATTTATCCAACCCCTGAAGAGATTGGCACCGAACTCAGCTTCGAGGAGATCATTGCTGCCAACCGAGGCTGGCTTGACCATTCCTGGGAGGATGAGGAGTTTGACCAAAACATCGTCCCTCAATCTCCTGTGCCTCTTGAAATTGAAGAAATCAGCAACGGTATGGGAGAAAAGCTGATGATTCACCAAGATGCTGTCGACAAGAATCCTGTCCACAAAGACTCTAGTGACAAGTTAATGATTCGCCCGGACCATGTGGATAAACTCGTTATCCATCAGGACTCGTCCGCTAAGCTACCAATCCATAGAGATAATGTACAATATGACGAGAACGGCAGGGCCATTGATCAACCTCGAGCACCACGGGGTAgtaagaagaaaaagatgatGGAAGTTAACGAAACTCAAATCA TCAAGGCAAAGCTCGATTCACCGTCCAGGCCGAAgcttaagaagaagaacaccTCTGAGCCCACAATGACACTCCATACCAAAGCTGCCACTGACGATATCTACGATATCTTCAACGCACCTCTGAAGCCTGCTGGTCAGGAGGAAGAGAGCGCCTGTGAAGACGACTACGAGAGTGATGACAACTACACGAGTGATGCGGAGAGCACTGAAACCACAAGGCAGATTGAACCCAGTGATGCTGGTGACGACGATAACGATGAAGATGCGAAAAGCCTCAGCGAATGGTCAGACTTTACAACCCAAAAACACATTCCCAGCCTTGATGTTGAAGAAAACGAGGACGGAGATACCCAGGCATCTGGTCTAGTCGACATCACTGCGGCAGAACGTGAACAGGACTCAACTGAAGCTCTTGACGACATGTATGACCAATCACAGAATGGAGATGAACAAAATGAAGATGAGGGAGATGTCGAAACGCCTGTTTCGGAGGActttccttctcagcctcgAACAACATTCGTCCCAATCCCCCCTGAAGATTATGAACCTCCCACGAGACCATATAGGGATCCGGCCGAGGTGGCTAATAATCGACTACCCTTTATGACCCCTATCACGGAAAGGACGGAAGTGTCCCTGGATGTGACAATGGAACGCCACCAGTACAAGACCCCTTGTAAGAGAGAAAGTTCCATGACTATCgacgaagaggatgaggagaacTCGGATTTGGAACCTCTCAGCAGTCCTATTCGAGAGATAATCAACGGTGCCATCGCGGCGCCCAAGATATCCGCACCTTTGGCCCCAAAGTCTGCTGGTCCTCTGGGAAAGTCAATCCCTTCCAAGTTTCTCACACCTAAGGGACCTATCATTAGGGAACCGCAGTGCAACCCCGTGGATGAGGCGGTTCGCTCGGAGATCATTGCCAAGATGCTGCCCCCATTGAGCTCATACTCTGGGTTTTACGATCATCGAAGTGAGAAATACGAAAGAGGAGGCGAGATCCGCAGATTCGCCAAGGCTCTGTCCAAGGCCAACAAGACAGGCGATAAAATGGGGCCTATCGCCGCCCCTCTAATGATCGAGTTCCCTGATACCCAGTCTACTTACACGATCAAAAAGGAGTTGGGGGCTGGAGCTTTCGCCCCTGTCTACCTTGTTGAGAACTCCGCTCCGGACGCCGATGAACATGATGAGAACGCTATCCCTATGATGGGCAAAGACGCTTTCGCTACCAATCATCGAAGTGAGATTGAGGCTCTCAAGATGGAGAACCCCCCTACACCGTGGGAGTTCCACATGATGCGCCTGGCTCATACTCGCTTGGGTCCCCAGCATcgtgcttctgcttctttatCTCATGCGCACGAAATGCACCTCTACCAAGATGAAGCATTCCTTTTCCTGCCCTATCATCCTCATGGCACTCTCCTAGATGTTGTCAACTTCTTCCGAGCTGAGCAATCTGCAGTTATGGACGAGCAGCTGGCCATGTTCTTCACCATCGAGCTTCTACGGACTGTCGAATCTCTACACTCCAAGAGTGTTTTGCATGGAGATCTCAAGGCTGACAATTGTCTCCTCCGCTTGGATGCACTGAAGGACGATGGGTCTCTGACAAGTCAGTGGAAGGCCGACGGAAGCGGTGGGTGGTCGTCTCGTGGCGTTGTGCTCATTGATTTCGGCCGCGGTATTGACATGCGTGCTTTTGTCCCTGAGGTTGAGTTCATCGCAGACTGGAAGACTAGCGCACAAGACTGCGCCGAAATGCGAGAGGGTCGACCCTGGACATGGCAGATTGACTATCATGGTCTGGCGGGTACAATCCACACACTTCTCTTTGGCAAATACATCGAAACTATGCGTTGCGATCAAGGCGGACTTGGCAAATCTCGACGCTACAAGATCCGTGAGAGCCTCAAACGCTATTGGCAGACTGATCTTTGGTCAGATTGCTTCGAGGTTCTGCTCAATCCAGTAGCGGCGGCAGCAGCGGGCGGGGAGGAGGGCGGCAAGATGCCTGTGCTGAAGTCCATGAGGAGTGTTCGAGAAAGGATGGAGATGTGGCTAGGAGCCAACTGCGAGAAGGGTGTTGGCCTCAAGAGCACTATGGGTAAGCTTGAGGCTGCCTTTGGCAAGAATCGCAAGTGA
- the EMP7 gene encoding Enolase (BUSCO:22388at5125): protein MAIKKVFARSVYDSRGNPTVEVDVVTETGLHRAIVPSGASTGQHEACELRDGDKSKWNGKGVTKAVENVNTVIAPALIEKNLDVKDQSAVDAFLNELDGTTNKTKLGANAILGVSLAVAKAGAAEKGVPLYAHVSDLAGTKKPYVLPVPFMNVLNGGSHAGGRLAFQEFMIVPTDAPSFTEALRQGAEVYQALKGLAKKRYGQSAGNVGDEGGVAPDIQTAEEALELITDAIEQAGYTGQMKIAMDVASSEFYKESEKKYDLDFKNPESDPTKWITYEELASLYSELCKKYPIVSIEDPFAEDDWEAWSYFSKTQDIQVVGDDLTVTNPLRIKKAIELKSCNALLLKVNQIGTLTESIQAAKDSYADGWGVMVSHRSGETEDVTIADIAVGLRAGEIKTGAPARSERLAKLNQILRIEEELGDQAIYPGKDFRKSVNL, encoded by the exons ATGGCTATCAAGAAGGTCTTCGCCCGCTCCGTCTACGACTCCCGTGGAAACCCCACCGTCGAGGTCGACGTCGTCACCGAGACTGGCCTCCACCGTGCCATCGTTCCCTCCGGCGCCTCTACCG gtCAGCACGAGGCTTGCGAGCTCCGAGATGGCGACAAGTCCAAGTGGAATGGCAAGGGTGTCACCAAGGCTGTCGAGAACGTCAACACTGTCATTGCTCCCGCTCTGATTGAGAAGAACCTCGATGTCAAGGACCAGTCTGCTGTTGATGCTTTCCTCAACGAGCTGGATGGTACCACCAACAAGACCAAGCTTGGTGCCAACGCCATCCTTGGTGTTTCTCTGGCCGTCGCCAAGGCCGGTGCCGCCGAGAAG GGCGTTCCTCTGTACGCTCACGTCTCCGACCTCGCCGGAACCAAGAAGCCCTACGTCCTCCCCGTCCCCTTCATGAACGTCCTCAACGGTGGTTCCCACGCTGGTGGCCGTCTTGCCTTCCAGGAGTTCATGATTGTCCCCAC TGACGCTCCTTCTTTCACTGAGGCTCTCCGCCAGGGTGCTGAGGTCTACCAGGCTCTTAAGGGTCTGGCCAAGAAGCGATACGGCCAGTCCGCCGGCAACGTCGGTGACGAGGGTGGTGTTGCCCCTGATATCCAGACTGCCGAGGAGGCTCTTGAGCTCATCACCGATGCCATCGAGCAGGCCGGCTACACCGGTCAGATGAAGATTGCCATGGATGTTGCCTCTAGCGAGTTCTACAAGGAGTCCGAGAAGAAGTACGATCTCGACTTCAAGAACCCCGAGTCCGATCCTACCAAGTGGATCACCTACGAGGAGCTCGCCAGCCTGTACTCTGAGCTCTGCAAGAAGTACCCCATCGTTTCCATTGAGGACCCCTTCGCTGAGGACGACTGGGAGGCTTGGAGCTACTTCTCCAAGACCCAGGACATCCAGGTCGTCGGTGATGACCTGACTGTCACCAACCCCCTCCGCATCAAGAAGGCTATTGAGCTCAAGTCTTGCAACGCTCTCCTTCTCAAGGTCAACCAGATTGGTACTCTGACCGAGTCCATCCAAGCTGCCAAGGACTCTTACGCCGACGGTTGGGGTGTCATGGTCTCTCACCGATCCGGTGAGACCGAGGATGTCACCATCGCCGACATTGCTGTCGGTCTCCGTGCTGGTGAGATCAAGACCGGTGCTCCTGCCCGATCTGAGCGTCTCGCCAAGCTCAACCAGATCCTCCGCATTGAGGAGGAGCTCGGTGACCAGGCTATCTACCCTGGTAAGGACTTCCGCAAGTCTGTTAACCTGTAA